In one window of Caenimonas aquaedulcis DNA:
- a CDS encoding electron transfer flavoprotein subunit alpha/FixB family protein, with translation MTSLVVAEHDNASIKGATLNTVTAATQCGGDVHVLVAGHNAAEAAKQAAQIAGVSKVIHAEGEHFAHGLAENVAAQVLALAGSYSHILFPATASGKNIAPRVAAKLDVGQISDVTKIDSPDTFERPIYAGNAIATVQSLDEKKVITVRTTGFDPAAATGGSGSVESASAVADSGKSHFEGNEIAKNDRPELTAAKIIVSGGRALGSSEKFNEVMTPLADKLGAAMGASRAAVDAGYAPNDWQVGQTGKIVAPQLYIAAGISGAIQHLAGMKDSKVIVAINKDPEAPIFSVADYGLEADLFTAIPELVKAL, from the coding sequence ATGACTTCCCTCGTAGTAGCAGAACACGACAACGCGTCCATCAAGGGCGCGACCCTCAACACCGTCACCGCCGCCACGCAATGCGGCGGCGACGTGCACGTGCTGGTGGCGGGCCACAACGCCGCCGAAGCCGCGAAGCAGGCCGCGCAGATCGCCGGCGTCTCCAAGGTGATCCATGCCGAGGGCGAGCACTTCGCGCACGGCCTGGCCGAGAACGTTGCGGCGCAGGTGCTCGCGCTCGCCGGCAGCTACAGCCACATCCTCTTCCCTGCGACCGCCAGCGGAAAGAACATCGCGCCGCGCGTGGCGGCCAAGCTGGACGTCGGGCAGATCAGCGACGTGACGAAGATCGACAGCCCCGATACCTTCGAGCGGCCGATCTACGCGGGCAACGCGATCGCCACGGTGCAGAGCCTGGACGAGAAGAAGGTGATCACGGTTCGCACCACGGGCTTCGATCCGGCGGCCGCGACGGGCGGCAGCGGTTCCGTCGAGTCGGCGAGCGCTGTTGCCGACAGCGGCAAGAGCCATTTCGAAGGCAACGAGATCGCGAAGAACGACAGGCCCGAGCTCACCGCCGCGAAGATCATCGTGTCGGGCGGCCGCGCGCTCGGGTCTTCCGAGAAGTTCAATGAAGTGATGACGCCGCTGGCCGACAAGCTCGGCGCGGCCATGGGCGCGAGCCGCGCCGCGGTCGACGCCGGCTATGCCCCCAACGACTGGCAAGTCGGCCAGACGGGCAAGATCGTCGCGCCGCAGCTCTATATCGCCGCCGGCATCTCCGGCGCGATCCAGCACCTGGCCGGCATGAAGGATTCCAAGGTGATCGTCGCGATCAACAAGGATCCGGAAGCGCCGATCTTCAGCGTGGCGGACTACGGGCTGGAAGCGGACCTGTTCACGGCCATTCCGGAGCTGGTCAAGGCGCTGTGA
- a CDS encoding electron transfer flavoprotein subunit beta/FixA family protein, with product MKVLVPVKRVVDYNVKVRVKSDGTGVDIANVKMSMNPFDEIAVEEAVRLKEKGVATEVIAVSCGPAQCQETLRTAMAIGADRAILVETTEELQPLSVAKLLKAVFEKEQPGLVILGKQAIDDDCNQTGQMLAALLDLPQATFASKVEVADGKAKVTREVDGGLETVSITLPAIVTTDLRLNEPRYVTLPNIMKAKKKQLDNFKPADLGVDIKAHLKTLKVSEPPKRSAGIKVPDVATLVAKLKNEAKVI from the coding sequence ATGAAGGTTCTCGTACCGGTGAAACGGGTGGTCGACTACAACGTGAAGGTCCGCGTGAAATCGGACGGCACGGGCGTGGACATCGCCAACGTGAAGATGAGCATGAACCCGTTCGACGAGATTGCCGTCGAAGAAGCCGTGCGGCTCAAGGAAAAGGGCGTCGCGACGGAAGTGATCGCCGTGTCCTGCGGCCCGGCGCAATGCCAGGAAACGCTGCGCACCGCGATGGCGATCGGCGCCGACCGCGCGATCCTGGTGGAGACGACGGAGGAGCTTCAGCCGCTGTCCGTGGCCAAGCTGCTCAAGGCCGTGTTCGAGAAGGAACAGCCGGGCCTCGTGATCCTGGGCAAGCAGGCGATCGACGACGATTGCAACCAGACCGGCCAGATGCTCGCCGCGCTGCTGGACCTGCCGCAAGCCACGTTCGCCTCCAAGGTGGAAGTGGCCGACGGCAAGGCCAAGGTCACGCGCGAAGTGGACGGTGGCCTGGAGACCGTGTCCATCACGCTGCCGGCCATCGTCACCACGGACCTGCGCCTGAACGAGCCGCGCTACGTGACGCTGCCCAACATCATGAAGGCCAAGAAGAAGCAACTGGACAACTTCAAGCCGGCGGACCTGGGCGTGGACATCAAGGCCCACCTGAAGACGCTGAAGGTGAGCGAGCCGCCCAAGCGCTCGGCCGGTATCAAGGTGCCCGACGTGGCCACGCTGGTGGCGAAACTCAAGAACGAAGCCAAGGTGATCTGA
- a CDS encoding TRAP transporter substrate-binding protein, translating into MKRSFLFLAAAAALAGPASAQTVLTVSSWLPPTHGMSVAQKEWCDLLEKNTAGKMKCNILPRGVANPPGTFDAIKNGLADVSFTVHGYTPGRFVYTQMAEFPFLGNTSEPISVAFNRVASKHPEFMAEHQGVKVLSFFTHGPGIVFNTKRAITKVEDLQGLKFRVGGGMVNEISKNLGMNVTLKPAPDSYELLSGGVMDGTLFPAESTESFKIDKIIKYATTFPGGLYNTSFVFMMNQGRYDKLTADEKKAVDAISGEPAARIFGRAWDNVDRRATALMQVNQVQITKADAKFVADVKAKTAPLEQKWVSEAAAKGLKDPAKVLAEFRAEIAKQEK; encoded by the coding sequence ATGAAACGTTCCTTCCTCTTCCTCGCCGCCGCCGCCGCGCTCGCCGGCCCCGCCTCCGCACAGACCGTGCTCACCGTGTCGAGCTGGCTGCCGCCCACGCACGGCATGAGCGTCGCGCAAAAGGAATGGTGCGACCTGCTCGAGAAGAACACCGCGGGCAAGATGAAGTGCAACATCCTGCCGCGCGGCGTGGCCAACCCGCCGGGCACTTTCGACGCGATCAAGAACGGCCTGGCCGACGTCTCGTTCACCGTCCACGGCTACACGCCGGGGCGCTTCGTCTACACGCAGATGGCCGAATTCCCCTTCCTGGGCAACACCTCGGAGCCGATCTCGGTGGCTTTCAACCGGGTCGCGTCGAAGCACCCGGAGTTCATGGCCGAGCACCAGGGCGTGAAAGTCCTCTCCTTCTTCACCCACGGCCCGGGCATCGTGTTCAACACCAAGCGCGCGATCACCAAGGTGGAAGACCTGCAGGGCCTGAAGTTCCGGGTCGGCGGGGGCATGGTCAACGAGATTTCCAAGAACCTCGGCATGAACGTGACGCTCAAGCCCGCGCCCGATTCGTACGAACTGCTCTCCGGCGGCGTCATGGACGGCACGCTCTTCCCGGCCGAATCGACCGAGTCCTTCAAGATCGACAAGATCATCAAGTACGCGACGACCTTCCCCGGCGGCCTGTACAACACCAGCTTCGTCTTCATGATGAACCAGGGCCGCTACGACAAGCTCACGGCCGACGAGAAGAAGGCGGTCGACGCGATCTCCGGCGAGCCGGCCGCGCGCATCTTCGGCCGCGCCTGGGACAACGTGGACCGCCGCGCGACCGCGCTGATGCAGGTCAACCAGGTGCAGATCACCAAGGCCGACGCGAAGTTCGTCGCCGACGTGAAGGCCAAGACCGCGCCGCTGGAGCAGAAATGGGTCAGCGAAGCGGCGGCCAAAGGCTTGAAGGACCCGGCCAAGGTGCTGGCCGAATTCCGCGCGGAAATCGCGAAGCAGGAAAAGTGA
- a CDS encoding TRAP transporter small permease has product MKKLLTLACGLLSGAALFAIMALTFADVTGRKLMDNSIPGSLEMTELLMVIVIFAALPLVSLRGEHVVFDSMDSYLPPRVLKFQKAAIHLLSALALLALGWLMWNTGAQFAQNGETTAQLKLAKAPFIYGMGILCAISGLVHLYLMVRPPAELADGEGTAL; this is encoded by the coding sequence TTGAAAAAGCTCCTTACTCTCGCCTGCGGCCTGCTTTCGGGGGCCGCGCTCTTCGCGATCATGGCGCTGACGTTCGCCGACGTCACCGGCCGCAAGCTGATGGACAACTCCATCCCCGGCTCGCTGGAGATGACGGAATTGCTCATGGTGATCGTCATCTTCGCGGCCCTCCCGCTCGTGTCGCTGCGCGGCGAGCACGTCGTATTCGATTCGATGGACAGCTACCTGCCTCCCCGCGTCCTGAAGTTCCAGAAGGCCGCGATCCACCTGCTGTCCGCCCTCGCCTTGCTCGCGCTCGGCTGGCTGATGTGGAACACGGGCGCGCAGTTCGCGCAGAACGGCGAGACCACGGCGCAGCTCAAGCTCGCCAAGGCGCCCTTCATCTACGGCATGGGCATCCTGTGCGCGATCTCGGGGCTCGTGCACCTGTACCTGATGGTGCGGCCGCCGGCCGAACTCGCGGACGGCGAAGGAACGGCACTGTGA
- a CDS encoding TRAP transporter large permease, producing MIAALLGFAIIFALALLRVPLAFSMAGVGIAGIGLTRGWDPALASTAQVVYETGFAYTLSVIPLFILMGNFVARAGLAQELFQAAYAFIGHRRGGLAHATVVACAGFGAICGSSIATAATMGKVAYPSMAKLGYSKELSMGVIAAGGTLGIMIPPSTIMVIYGIITETNIGKLFAAGVLPGLLSAALMMLGIVWITARDPQHAPPGARSTWAERWAALRGIWGVLLLVIVVLGGIYGGIFTATEGAGFGAFGAFVFALARRRLTWAILYEVLVESARTTAMLFTLLIAATLFANFVNFTSMPGDLKSLITTSGLSPTMIIVAMMGIYVVLGTVMEELTMVLLTIPLFFPIVTALGFDPIWFGVLIVMVVQIGLISPPVGMNMFVLNALLPGVGLGAIYRGCWPFVFVLVLMLAMLIAFPQLSLWLPSLMK from the coding sequence GTGATCGCCGCGCTCCTGGGCTTCGCGATCATCTTCGCGCTCGCGCTGCTGCGCGTGCCGCTCGCGTTCTCCATGGCGGGTGTCGGCATCGCGGGCATCGGCCTCACGCGCGGCTGGGACCCTGCGCTCGCCAGCACGGCGCAGGTCGTCTACGAAACGGGCTTCGCCTATACGCTGTCGGTCATCCCCCTCTTCATCCTGATGGGCAACTTCGTCGCGCGCGCCGGCCTCGCGCAGGAGCTGTTCCAGGCGGCGTACGCCTTCATCGGCCACCGCCGCGGCGGCCTCGCGCACGCCACCGTGGTCGCCTGCGCCGGCTTCGGCGCCATCTGCGGCTCCTCGATCGCGACGGCCGCCACGATGGGCAAGGTCGCCTACCCGTCGATGGCGAAGCTCGGCTACAGCAAGGAGCTGTCCATGGGCGTGATTGCCGCCGGCGGCACGCTGGGCATCATGATCCCGCCGTCCACCATCATGGTGATCTACGGGATCATCACCGAAACCAACATCGGCAAGCTGTTCGCCGCGGGTGTGCTGCCCGGACTGCTGTCCGCCGCGTTGATGATGCTGGGCATCGTCTGGATCACGGCACGCGACCCGCAGCATGCGCCTCCCGGCGCGCGCAGCACCTGGGCAGAGCGCTGGGCCGCGCTGCGCGGCATCTGGGGGGTGTTGCTGCTGGTGATCGTGGTGCTGGGCGGCATCTACGGCGGCATCTTCACGGCCACCGAAGGCGCGGGTTTCGGCGCGTTCGGCGCGTTCGTCTTCGCGCTCGCGCGGCGCCGCCTCACCTGGGCCATCCTGTACGAAGTGCTGGTCGAGTCGGCCCGCACCACCGCCATGCTGTTCACGCTGCTGATCGCGGCGACGCTCTTTGCGAACTTCGTCAACTTCACGTCCATGCCCGGCGACCTGAAGTCGCTCATCACCACCAGCGGCCTCTCGCCGACCATGATCATCGTCGCGATGATGGGCATCTACGTGGTCCTGGGCACGGTGATGGAAGAGCTCACGATGGTGCTGCTCACCATCCCGCTGTTCTTCCCGATCGTCACCGCGCTCGGGTTCGACCCGATCTGGTTCGGCGTGCTGATCGTGATGGTGGTGCAGATCGGCCTGATTTCGCCTCCCGTGGGCATGAACATGTTCGTGCTCAATGCCCTCCTGCCCGGGGTGGGACTCGGCGCGATCTACCGGGGCTGCTGGCCCTTCGTGTTCGTGCTGGTGCTCATGCTGGCGATGCTCATCGCCTTCCCGCAGCTCAGCCTGTGGCTGCCGTCCCTGATGAAATAG
- a CDS encoding mechanosensitive ion channel family protein, whose product MTEVDQLLRDLGHPGAPTELFALAGCLLLAFGLCWLAGRRQPPESVWFGRGIIDGLLFPLLALIFTYSAILLLAQHQKIVLLKIALPVLISLAGIRFLARVFTLVFPGSAVARLVERLFSWLAWIAAVLWIVGLLPLVMEQMDDIHFAFGKSKVSLLVIVQGILSAGAVLVATLWISAALERKVLRDAVHDLSLRKVAASAIRAVLLLVGLLFALSAVGVDLTALSVLGGAVGVGLGFGLQKLAANYISGFVILFERSLRIGDTVRVDAFEGVVVDIKTRYTLIRSLAGRESIVPNEKLITERIENLSLADPRILVTTEVTVGYDSDVDAVQAILVDAARTTARVIEDPAPAARLLKFGADGLEFALQFWISDPMNGQTNVKSDVNLKILKGLREAGIDIPYPQRVVRILGDAAISSGTAATG is encoded by the coding sequence ATGACGGAAGTCGACCAGTTGCTGCGCGACCTGGGCCACCCGGGCGCGCCGACGGAGCTGTTCGCGCTGGCGGGCTGCCTGCTGCTGGCGTTCGGCCTGTGCTGGCTTGCCGGGCGGCGCCAGCCGCCGGAATCCGTGTGGTTCGGCCGGGGGATCATCGACGGCCTGCTCTTTCCCCTGCTCGCGCTCATCTTCACCTACAGCGCGATCCTGTTGCTGGCGCAGCACCAGAAAATCGTGCTGCTCAAGATCGCGCTGCCGGTGCTGATTTCGCTGGCGGGCATCCGCTTCCTTGCACGTGTATTCACCCTCGTGTTCCCGGGGTCTGCCGTGGCGCGCCTGGTGGAGCGGCTCTTTTCCTGGCTCGCATGGATCGCCGCGGTGCTGTGGATCGTCGGCCTGCTGCCGCTCGTGATGGAGCAGATGGACGACATCCACTTCGCCTTCGGCAAGTCGAAGGTGAGCCTGCTCGTGATCGTGCAGGGCATCCTGTCGGCGGGCGCCGTGCTGGTCGCGACGCTGTGGATTTCGGCGGCGCTGGAGCGCAAGGTGCTGCGCGATGCGGTGCACGACCTGTCGCTGCGCAAGGTCGCGGCCAGCGCGATCCGCGCGGTGCTGCTGCTGGTGGGCCTGCTGTTCGCGCTGTCGGCCGTCGGCGTGGACCTCACGGCGTTGTCCGTGCTGGGCGGCGCCGTCGGCGTGGGGCTCGGGTTCGGCCTGCAGAAACTCGCCGCGAATTACATCAGCGGTTTCGTGATCCTCTTCGAGCGGTCGCTGCGCATCGGCGACACGGTGCGGGTCGACGCCTTCGAAGGCGTGGTGGTGGACATCAAGACGCGCTACACGCTGATCCGTTCGCTGGCGGGACGCGAATCGATCGTGCCGAACGAGAAGCTGATCACCGAGCGCATCGAGAATCTGTCCCTGGCCGATCCGCGCATCCTCGTCACCACGGAAGTGACGGTGGGCTACGACAGCGACGTCGATGCGGTGCAGGCGATCCTGGTCGATGCGGCGCGCACGACGGCGCGGGTCATCGAAGACCCAGCGCCCGCCGCGCGGCTCCTGAAATTCGGCGCGGACGGCCTGGAGTTTGCGTTGCAGTTCTGGATCTCGGACCCGATGAACGGCCAGACCAACGTGAAGTCCGACGTCAACCTCAAGATCCTCAAGGGGCTGCGCGAGGCGGGCATCGACATCCCGTATCCGCAGCGCGTCGTGCGCATCCTGGGCGATGCGGCTATTTCATCAGGGACGGCAGCCACAGGCTGA
- a CDS encoding enoyl-CoA hydratase: MDPAVIEQKDARGIVTLTMNRPSSFNALSEEMLGALQAALDRVAGDDTARAVVIAAHGKAFCPGHNLKEMIAQPSLAYYQQLFAQCSRMMLTILALPVPVIARVHGIATAAGCQLVAQCDLAVASTEAKFAVSGVNLGLFCSTPSVPLLRNIPAKQAMEMLVTGEFISARQAMDRGLVNRVAAPDQLDAEVESLIASILDKPREALAMGKELFYRQREMGIAAAYQLANQTMAVNMMDACAQEGVGAFAEKRKPAWKQ, encoded by the coding sequence ATGGACCCGGCCGTCATCGAACAGAAGGACGCGCGCGGCATCGTGACGCTCACGATGAACCGCCCCTCCAGTTTCAATGCGCTCAGCGAAGAGATGCTGGGCGCCCTGCAGGCCGCGCTGGACCGCGTCGCGGGCGACGACACCGCGCGCGCCGTGGTGATCGCGGCGCACGGCAAGGCGTTTTGCCCAGGCCACAACCTGAAGGAAATGATCGCGCAGCCTTCGCTCGCCTACTACCAGCAGCTCTTCGCGCAATGCAGCCGCATGATGCTCACGATCCTCGCGCTGCCGGTGCCCGTCATCGCGCGCGTGCACGGCATCGCGACGGCGGCCGGCTGCCAGCTCGTGGCGCAGTGCGACCTTGCCGTGGCTTCCACCGAGGCGAAATTCGCGGTGAGCGGCGTGAACCTCGGGCTCTTCTGCTCGACGCCCAGCGTCCCGCTGCTGCGCAACATCCCGGCCAAGCAAGCCATGGAGATGCTGGTCACGGGCGAGTTCATCAGTGCGCGGCAGGCGATGGACCGCGGCCTCGTCAATCGCGTCGCCGCGCCGGACCAGCTCGACGCGGAGGTGGAAAGCCTCATCGCGAGCATCCTGGACAAGCCGCGCGAGGCGCTTGCGATGGGCAAGGAACTGTTCTACCGCCAGCGTGAGATGGGCATCGCGGCCGCCTACCAGCTGGCCAACCAGACCATGGCGGTCAACATGATGGACGCCTGCGCGCAGGAAGGCGTCGGCGCCTTCGCCGAAAAACGCAAGCCCGCCTGGAAGCAATGA
- a CDS encoding histone deacetylase family protein → MNKTGYFTHPDCRRHEMGPGHPECPERLDAIEDRLLASGVGDALDRREAPEASTEIIELAHSKMLVNAIRGLQMELAEHIAAGGRGYAQIDPDTAMNPSSWSAVLHACGAVLAATDAVIAGEVQNAFCAVRPPGHHACRDRSMGFCIFNQVAVGALYALERHGLKRVAVVDFDVHHGNGTEDILAGDERVLMVGIFQHPFYPGTGSRPLGDNMVNIPVPAYTKGDRIRQMIEEQWLPRLEAFKPEMIFISAGFDAHRDDDLGQLGLVEADYTWMTERIKEIAAKYSNGRIVSSLEGGYNLGALARSVEAHVRSLADL, encoded by the coding sequence ATGAATAAAACCGGGTATTTCACGCACCCCGATTGCAGGCGGCACGAAATGGGCCCGGGTCACCCCGAGTGCCCCGAGCGGCTCGACGCGATCGAGGATAGGCTCCTTGCCAGCGGCGTGGGCGACGCCCTCGACCGCCGCGAGGCCCCCGAAGCTTCCACCGAGATCATCGAGCTCGCGCACAGCAAGATGCTGGTGAACGCGATCCGCGGCCTGCAAATGGAACTCGCGGAGCACATCGCCGCCGGCGGCCGCGGCTACGCCCAGATCGACCCGGACACGGCCATGAACCCCAGCTCCTGGAGCGCGGTGCTGCATGCCTGCGGCGCGGTGCTCGCCGCCACGGACGCGGTGATCGCGGGCGAGGTGCAGAACGCGTTTTGCGCCGTGCGCCCGCCCGGGCACCACGCCTGCCGCGATCGTTCCATGGGTTTCTGCATCTTCAACCAGGTCGCGGTCGGCGCGCTGTATGCATTGGAGCGGCACGGCCTGAAACGCGTCGCGGTGGTGGACTTCGACGTGCATCACGGCAACGGCACGGAGGACATCCTGGCCGGCGATGAACGCGTGCTGATGGTCGGCATCTTCCAGCACCCGTTCTACCCCGGCACCGGCTCACGGCCGCTCGGCGACAACATGGTGAACATCCCGGTGCCCGCCTACACCAAGGGCGACAGGATCCGCCAGATGATCGAGGAACAGTGGCTGCCCCGCCTCGAAGCCTTCAAGCCCGAGATGATCTTCATCAGCGCGGGCTTCGATGCGCACCGCGACGACGACCTCGGCCAGCTCGGGCTCGTGGAAGCCGACTACACGTGGATGACGGAGCGCATCAAGGAGATCGCCGCGAAGTACTCGAACGGGCGCATCGTGTCGTCGCTGGAAGGCGGCTACAACCTCGGCGCGCTGGCGCGCAGCGTCGAGGCGCACGTGCGATCGCTCGCCGACCTGTAG
- a CDS encoding AAA family ATPase, whose protein sequence is MEAQQKLKALLDQLNTVLVGKPAQVRDCVACLLAGGHLLIEDVPGVGKTTLAHALSRSFGLHFSRVQFTADLMPSDLSGVSIYERAKESFVFHPGPVFAQVLLADEINRASPKTQSALLEAMEEKQVTVEGETRALPSPFFVIATQNPHDQLGTFALPESQLDRFLMRISLGYPDRAAERELLAGADRRGMVEAMRSTLTPVDLQMLQQKVLQVHAAEPLLTYVQDLVAATRSGRWFLQGLSPRAGIAVVRAAKAQALLSGRDYVAPDDVQSILPQTVAHRMVPVGDAGRGPIEQVRAMLDAVPLP, encoded by the coding sequence ATGGAAGCACAACAAAAACTCAAGGCGCTCCTCGACCAGCTTAACACGGTGCTCGTGGGAAAACCCGCCCAGGTGCGCGACTGCGTGGCCTGCCTGCTGGCCGGCGGGCACCTCCTGATCGAAGACGTCCCGGGCGTCGGCAAGACCACCCTGGCGCACGCCCTCTCCCGCTCCTTCGGGCTGCATTTTTCGCGCGTGCAGTTCACCGCCGACCTGATGCCCAGCGACCTGTCGGGCGTGTCCATCTACGAACGCGCCAAGGAATCCTTCGTCTTCCACCCCGGCCCGGTCTTCGCGCAGGTCCTCCTGGCCGACGAAATCAACCGCGCCAGCCCGAAAACCCAGAGCGCGCTGCTGGAGGCGATGGAAGAAAAGCAGGTCACGGTGGAAGGCGAGACGCGCGCCCTGCCCTCGCCCTTCTTCGTGATCGCCACGCAGAACCCGCACGACCAGCTCGGCACCTTCGCCCTGCCCGAGTCGCAGCTGGACCGCTTCCTGATGCGCATCTCGCTGGGCTATCCCGACCGCGCGGCAGAACGCGAACTGCTGGCCGGCGCCGACAGGCGCGGGATGGTGGAAGCGATGCGATCCACGCTGACACCCGTGGACCTGCAGATGCTCCAGCAGAAGGTGCTGCAGGTGCATGCGGCCGAGCCGCTCCTCACTTACGTGCAGGACCTCGTCGCGGCCACCCGCTCGGGCCGCTGGTTCCTGCAGGGCCTGTCGCCGCGCGCGGGCATCGCCGTGGTGCGCGCCGCGAAGGCGCAAGCACTCCTGAGCGGGCGTGATTACGTGGCACCCGACGACGTCCAGTCCATCCTCCCGCAGACGGTGGCGCATCGCATGGTGCCCGTGGGCGACGCCGGACGCGGGCCGATCGAGCAGGTGCGCGCCATGCTGGACGCCGTGCCGCTTCCCTGA
- a CDS encoding DUF58 domain-containing protein, giving the protein MDTAVLHPVRFTRQRFRQWWQSRLPLSDIMTLTQRNVYILPTRPGFMLGATMLLLLIGSINYQLNLGYLLTFLLAGSAVVGMHVCHATLRGLTMSLLSPEAQFAGTSATLTVQLTNTRKTTRYGIGMAILEATHEDRWVWTDVPAQAMATVHVAFKPERRGLHRVPPLTAETRFPLGTFRVWTVWRPAAQVLVYPAPEAFPPPLPPGEPRAGGAAAMRVNSTGEFDGVRAYRRGDPLKLVVWKKAAKADELVSRDTQQAQRYELWLDYAQAGAGVEAKLSRLAAWVVQADKIGLDFGLRLPGQEIKPASGEAHKRRCLEALALC; this is encoded by the coding sequence ATGGACACGGCTGTCCTGCATCCCGTGCGCTTCACGCGCCAGCGCTTCCGCCAGTGGTGGCAGTCGCGCCTGCCGCTGTCGGACATCATGACGCTCACGCAGCGCAACGTGTACATCCTGCCGACCCGCCCCGGCTTCATGCTGGGCGCGACGATGCTGCTGCTGCTCATCGGCTCCATCAACTACCAGCTCAATCTGGGCTACCTGCTCACCTTCCTGCTCGCGGGCAGCGCGGTGGTGGGCATGCACGTGTGCCACGCGACGCTGCGCGGGCTCACGATGTCCCTGCTATCGCCCGAAGCGCAGTTCGCCGGCACCAGCGCGACGCTGACCGTGCAGCTCACCAACACGCGCAAGACGACACGCTACGGGATCGGCATGGCCATCCTGGAAGCGACGCATGAAGACCGCTGGGTCTGGACGGACGTGCCGGCGCAGGCGATGGCGACGGTGCACGTCGCCTTCAAGCCCGAGCGCCGCGGCCTGCATCGCGTGCCGCCGCTCACGGCGGAGACGCGTTTTCCGCTCGGCACCTTCCGCGTGTGGACGGTCTGGCGGCCTGCCGCGCAGGTGCTGGTCTATCCCGCGCCCGAAGCCTTCCCACCGCCGCTGCCGCCCGGGGAGCCGCGCGCGGGCGGCGCGGCCGCCATGCGCGTGAACAGCACCGGCGAATTCGACGGCGTGCGCGCGTATCGGCGCGGCGATCCCTTGAAGCTCGTGGTGTGGAAGAAGGCCGCGAAGGCCGACGAACTCGTGAGCCGCGACACCCAGCAGGCCCAGCGCTACGAGCTCTGGCTGGACTACGCGCAGGCCGGCGCGGGCGTGGAGGCGAAGCTCTCCCGCCTGGCCGCGTGGGTGGTCCAGGCCGACAAGATCGGCCTGGACTTCGGCCTGCGCCTGCCGGGCCAGGAGATCAAGCCCGCGAGCGGCGAGGCGCACAAGCGGCGCTGCCTGGAGGCGCTCGCCCTATGTTGA